The Kitasatospora paranensis genome has a window encoding:
- a CDS encoding cobalamin biosynthesis protein, translated as MELDGPVTAGVGARRGTPADEILRLLDEALAAAGLDRSHLGRLATLDTRAGEPGPVAAAAALGVPLTGYPAAVLAAVDVPHPSAAVAAAVGTPSVAEAAALAGLPGGRLVAPKRASARATVALAAVPAAAAPTATPTTAPVTAATAAAAIRPGVPT; from the coding sequence GTGGAGCTGGACGGGCCGGTCACGGCCGGCGTCGGCGCCCGCCGGGGCACCCCCGCCGACGAGATCCTCCGCCTGCTGGACGAGGCACTGGCCGCCGCCGGGCTGGACAGGTCGCACCTCGGCCGGCTCGCCACCCTCGACACCCGGGCCGGTGAGCCCGGTCCGGTGGCCGCCGCCGCCGCTCTGGGGGTGCCGCTGACCGGGTACCCGGCCGCCGTACTCGCCGCGGTCGACGTCCCGCACCCCTCCGCCGCGGTGGCCGCCGCCGTGGGCACCCCCAGCGTCGCCGAGGCGGCAGCCCTGGCGGGCCTGCCGGGCGGGCGGCTGGTGGCGCCCAAACGCGCCTCCGCCCGGGCCACGGTGGCCCTGGCCGCCGTCCCGGCCGCGGCGGCGCCCACCGCGACACCGACCACCGCGCCGGTGACCGCCGCGACGGCGGCCGCCGCGATCCGACCGGGAGTGCCGACGTGA
- a CDS encoding alkaline phosphatase family protein, which translates to MTPKRTRRALTALASTAALAAGSLGLWAATGATAQAATLPAPDHVVVVVMENHAYSQIIGSSSAPYLNNTIKAGGANLTNSFGITHPSEPNYYALFSGSTQGRTDDSCVGVGSISAANLGSELIAAGKTWASYNETLPSQGSTVCSSGNYAQKHNPWFGFSNVPTSTAYTFGQFPTDYTTLPKVSFVTPNLCSDMHDCSVSTGDTWIKNNLGAYATWAQTHNSILVVTFDEDNKLSGNKIPTLLYGQHVAAGSSSSSTYNHYNVLRTLEDLAGLSAHAGNAASASDITGIWN; encoded by the coding sequence ATGACCCCGAAGCGCACCCGGCGCGCCCTCACGGCGCTCGCCAGCACCGCCGCCCTGGCCGCCGGCTCGCTCGGACTCTGGGCCGCCACCGGCGCGACCGCCCAGGCCGCGACCCTGCCGGCCCCCGACCACGTGGTGGTCGTGGTGATGGAGAACCACGCCTACTCGCAGATCATCGGCAGCTCCAGCGCGCCGTACCTGAACAACACGATCAAGGCGGGCGGTGCCAACCTCACCAACTCCTTCGGCATCACCCACCCCAGTGAGCCGAACTACTACGCGCTGTTCTCCGGCTCCACCCAGGGCCGCACCGACGACAGCTGTGTCGGCGTCGGCTCGATCTCGGCCGCCAACCTCGGCTCCGAGCTGATCGCCGCGGGCAAGACCTGGGCGAGCTACAACGAGACGCTGCCCAGCCAGGGCTCGACGGTGTGCAGCAGCGGCAACTACGCGCAGAAGCACAACCCGTGGTTCGGCTTCTCCAACGTGCCGACCAGCACCGCGTACACCTTCGGGCAGTTCCCGACCGACTACACGACGCTGCCGAAGGTCTCCTTCGTGACGCCGAACCTGTGCAGCGACATGCACGACTGCTCGGTCTCCACCGGCGACACCTGGATCAAGAACAACCTGGGCGCGTACGCGACCTGGGCGCAGACCCACAACTCGATCCTGGTCGTCACCTTCGACGAGGACAACAAGCTCTCCGGCAACAAGATCCCGACCCTGCTGTACGGCCAGCACGTCGCCGCCGGCAGCTCGTCGAGCAGCACCTACAACCACTACAACGTGCTGCGCACGCTGGAGGACCTGGCCGGCCTGTCCGCCCACGCGGGCAACGCCGCCTCCGCCTCCGACATCACGGGCATCTGGAACTGA
- a CDS encoding GbsR/MarR family transcriptional regulator has product MPARVFTALLAADSGRLTAAELGASLQVSPAAVSGAVRFLTQVGLVGREREAGSRRDRYRVHDDAWYEASMRRDRELVRWEAGLREGIEALGADTAAGARLTESLEFFAFMRAELPDLLTRWHDRRTALRDTR; this is encoded by the coding sequence ATGCCCGCGCGGGTCTTCACCGCCCTGCTGGCGGCCGACTCAGGCCGTCTCACCGCCGCCGAGCTCGGCGCTTCCCTGCAGGTCAGCCCCGCCGCGGTGTCCGGCGCGGTGCGCTTCCTCACCCAGGTCGGCCTGGTCGGGCGCGAGCGCGAGGCGGGCTCCCGCCGGGACCGCTACCGGGTGCACGACGACGCCTGGTACGAGGCCTCGATGCGCCGCGACCGCGAGCTCGTCCGCTGGGAGGCGGGCCTGCGCGAGGGCATCGAGGCGCTCGGCGCCGACACCGCCGCCGGGGCGCGGCTGACCGAATCGCTGGAGTTCTTCGCCTTCATGCGCGCCGAGCTGCCCGATCTGCTCACCCGCTGGCACGACCGCCGCACGGCGCTGCGCGACACCCGCTGA
- a CDS encoding ABC transporter ATP-binding protein yields MTTAISVTGLVKDFGRTRALDGLDLTVARGEVHGFLGPNGAGKSTAVRILLGLIRADAGTARLLDGDPWRDAVALHRRLAYVPGDVTLWRNLTGGEAIDLLGRLRGGLDPARRAALLERFDLDPTRRGRTYSKGNRQKVALVAALASDAELLVLDEPTSGLDPLMEDVFRSCIAEERDRGRTVLLSSHILSEVEALCDRVSIIRAGRTVETGTLAGMRHLTRTSIDAELVGPPPLLEGVHDLVTDGHRLRCQVDADRLDGVLRALTAVGVRSLTSRPPTLEELFLRHYGRTGAAPAGPAGPAAPAAAR; encoded by the coding sequence ATGACGACCGCCATCTCGGTGACCGGCCTGGTCAAGGACTTCGGCCGGACGCGCGCCCTCGACGGGCTCGACCTCACCGTCGCCCGGGGCGAGGTGCACGGCTTCCTCGGGCCCAACGGCGCGGGCAAGTCCACCGCCGTCCGGATCCTGCTCGGTCTGATCCGCGCCGACGCCGGCACCGCCCGGCTGCTCGACGGCGACCCCTGGCGGGACGCCGTGGCGCTGCACCGCCGGCTCGCCTACGTGCCCGGCGACGTGACCCTCTGGCGCAACCTCACCGGCGGCGAGGCCATCGACCTGCTCGGCCGGCTGCGCGGCGGTCTCGACCCGGCCCGCCGGGCCGCCCTGCTGGAGCGCTTCGACCTCGACCCGACCCGCCGCGGTCGCACCTACTCCAAGGGCAACCGGCAGAAGGTCGCACTGGTCGCTGCCCTCGCCTCCGACGCCGAACTGCTCGTGCTGGACGAGCCCACCTCCGGTCTCGACCCGCTGATGGAGGACGTCTTCCGCAGCTGCATCGCCGAGGAGCGCGACCGCGGCCGCACCGTGCTGCTCTCCAGCCACATCCTGTCCGAGGTGGAGGCGCTCTGCGACCGGGTCAGCATCATCCGGGCCGGCCGCACCGTGGAGACCGGCACCCTGGCCGGCATGCGGCACCTCACCCGGACGTCCATCGACGCCGAACTCGTCGGCCCGCCACCCCTGCTGGAGGGTGTCCACGACCTCGTCACGGACGGGCACCGGCTGCGCTGCCAGGTGGACGCCGACCGCCTCGACGGCGTCCTGCGGGCCCTCACCGCGGTCGGCGTCCGCAGCCTGACGAGCCGCCCGCCCACGCTGGAGGAGCTCTTCCTGCGCCACTACGGCCGCACCGGCGCGGCGCCCGCCGGCCCGGCCGGCCCCGCGGCCCCGGCGGCGGCCCGGTGA
- a CDS encoding DUF4190 domain-containing protein — translation MHPGAFAGYGAQGWGTGAPYAVPGPLGWQPPPGPPTRWNGFAITSFVLGIIGGACLLWIGAIGFGIAALREVKRRNERGRGLAIAGIALGGVWAVVMAVAMVFVLVAAGHDFPATDDGSGYGSGSYSDGRNAFELLSGDCFVKPAGSGTEGVVDVRTVDCAEPHYGEVFGQADSDAKSYPGKAALIADATKGCNDSLAEFAPDGWKLPVDAEVHFFYPDQHSWDLQAAYPHSTCFLTDTTGHMTGSLQQNLAAFDADQRTYLGAEHHVDQAFVVQPDAKPTDAPAAYRAWADTLAGGVNQEIDELTTHTWGGVASQPVRDLVDELRKSLPHLAAAKGAKDAKTLQHELAAAEEYLGYDRPKAVRAALQLGTDDSRVNGSDGSDGTRTTSPAPVLAPGTGRRAAVRI, via the coding sequence GTGCACCCGGGCGCCTTCGCCGGGTACGGCGCCCAGGGCTGGGGCACCGGCGCGCCGTACGCGGTGCCCGGCCCGCTCGGCTGGCAGCCGCCGCCCGGTCCGCCGACGCGCTGGAACGGCTTCGCCATCACCTCGTTCGTCCTCGGCATCATCGGCGGCGCCTGCCTGCTGTGGATCGGCGCGATCGGGTTCGGCATCGCCGCGCTGCGCGAGGTGAAGCGGCGCAACGAGCGCGGTCGCGGGCTGGCGATCGCCGGCATCGCGCTGGGCGGTGTCTGGGCGGTCGTCATGGCGGTGGCGATGGTCTTCGTGCTGGTCGCCGCGGGCCACGACTTCCCGGCGACCGACGACGGCTCGGGCTACGGTTCCGGCTCGTACTCGGACGGCCGGAACGCCTTCGAGCTGTTGTCGGGCGACTGCTTCGTCAAGCCCGCCGGCTCCGGGACGGAGGGCGTCGTCGACGTCCGTACGGTGGACTGCGCCGAGCCGCACTACGGCGAGGTGTTCGGCCAGGCGGACTCCGACGCGAAGTCCTACCCGGGCAAGGCCGCGCTGATCGCCGACGCCACCAAGGGCTGCAACGACTCGCTCGCCGAGTTCGCGCCGGACGGCTGGAAGCTGCCGGTCGACGCCGAGGTGCACTTCTTCTACCCGGACCAGCACAGCTGGGATCTGCAGGCCGCGTACCCCCACTCGACCTGCTTCCTCACCGACACCACCGGCCACATGACCGGGTCGCTCCAGCAGAACCTCGCCGCCTTCGACGCCGACCAGCGGACCTATCTCGGCGCCGAGCACCACGTGGACCAGGCCTTCGTGGTGCAGCCGGACGCCAAGCCCACCGACGCCCCGGCCGCCTACCGGGCCTGGGCCGACACCCTGGCCGGCGGGGTGAACCAGGAGATCGACGAGCTGACCACCCACACCTGGGGCGGTGTCGCCTCGCAGCCCGTCCGCGACCTGGTCGACGAGCTGCGCAAGTCGCTGCCGCACCTGGCCGCGGCCAAGGGCGCCAAGGACGCGAAGACCCTGCAGCACGAGCTCGCCGCGGCCGAGGAGTACCTCGGCTACGACCGGCCGAAGGCGGTGCGGGCCGCGCTCCAGCTGGGCACCGACGACAGCCGGGTGAACGGCTCGGACGGCTCCGACGGCACCCGGACGACCAGCCCGGCGCCCGTGCTGGCCCCGGGCACCGGCCGCCGGGCGGCCGTCAGGATCTGA
- a CDS encoding TetR/AcrR family transcriptional regulator, with translation MTAIKTARARAREELTREIKEEARRQLASEGAQRLSLRAVARELGMASSALYRYFPSRDELLTALIVDAYTDLANAADGALATASPAPRARWRALCAAVRDWARAHPHEYALVFGTPVPGYRAPQETIEPAARLPLALIGVAGSARLDGEPVGGVLGAQLAAVREHLAPDLAESVLARAAIAWTQLFGMIGFELFGHLVGTLDPADAFFAYTVERMADFVGLPDAE, from the coding sequence ATGACCGCCATCAAGACCGCCCGCGCACGGGCCCGCGAGGAGCTGACCCGCGAGATCAAGGAGGAGGCCCGCCGCCAACTGGCCTCCGAGGGCGCCCAGCGGCTGTCGCTGCGCGCCGTCGCCCGCGAGCTCGGCATGGCCTCCTCCGCGCTGTACCGGTACTTCCCCAGCCGGGACGAGCTGCTCACCGCCCTGATCGTCGACGCCTACACCGATCTCGCGAACGCCGCCGACGGCGCGCTGGCCACCGCCTCACCCGCCCCGCGCGCCCGGTGGCGGGCCCTGTGCGCGGCGGTGCGCGACTGGGCGCGGGCCCACCCGCACGAGTACGCCCTGGTGTTCGGCACACCGGTGCCCGGGTACCGGGCCCCGCAGGAGACCATCGAGCCGGCCGCCCGGCTCCCGCTCGCGCTGATCGGCGTGGCGGGCTCGGCGCGGCTCGACGGGGAGCCGGTGGGCGGGGTGCTCGGCGCCCAGCTGGCCGCCGTCCGGGAGCACCTGGCGCCCGACCTCGCCGAGTCGGTGCTCGCCCGGGCCGCGATCGCCTGGACCCAGCTGTTCGGCATGATCGGCTTCGAGCTCTTCGGCCACCTGGTGGGCACGCTGGATCCGGCGGACGCCTTCTTCGCGTACACCGTCGAGCGGATGGCCGACTTCGTGGGACTGCCCGACGCGGAGTGA
- a CDS encoding nitroreductase family deazaflavin-dependent oxidoreductase encodes MSDSSARYVIPTKKFDAAMLSFFNRTVAALTRAGVSVWGSRVLAVRGRKSGEWRTTPVNLLTHGGERYLVAPRGHTQWVRNLRVTGTGELRLGRRAEEFGAVELADAEKPEVLRAYLKRWKFEVGMFFEGVDATASDEELLAIAPGYPVFRINRA; translated from the coding sequence ATGTCCGACAGCAGCGCCCGCTACGTCATCCCGACCAAGAAGTTCGACGCCGCCATGCTGAGCTTCTTCAACCGCACGGTCGCCGCCCTCACCCGCGCCGGCGTCAGCGTCTGGGGCTCCCGGGTCCTCGCCGTCCGCGGCCGCAAGAGCGGCGAGTGGCGCACCACCCCGGTCAACCTGCTCACCCACGGCGGTGAGCGGTACCTGGTGGCACCGCGCGGCCACACCCAGTGGGTGCGCAACCTGCGGGTCACCGGCACCGGCGAACTGCGGCTCGGCCGCCGCGCCGAGGAGTTCGGCGCGGTCGAACTGGCCGACGCCGAGAAGCCCGAGGTGCTCCGCGCCTACCTCAAGCGGTGGAAGTTCGAGGTCGGCATGTTCTTCGAGGGCGTCGACGCCACCGCCTCCGACGAGGAACTGCTCGCGATCGCCCCCGGCTACCCGGTCTTCCGGATCAACCGCGCCTGA
- the cobO gene encoding cob(I)yrinic acid a,c-diamide adenosyltransferase — protein MPQGKIETVPDDGLTTRQRRTLPITAVHTGPGKGKSTAAFGMALRAWNQGWPIGVFQFVKSAKWKVGEENALRVLGASGEGGTVAWHKMGEGWSWVQRGMESSEEAAKEGWEQVKRDLAAETYRFYVLDEFTYPMHWGWVDVDEVVAVLKDRPGSQHVVITGRYAKEPLTDLADLVTEMTKVKHPMDAGRKGQRGIEW, from the coding sequence ATGCCGCAGGGAAAGATCGAGACCGTCCCGGACGACGGACTGACGACCCGTCAGCGCCGCACCCTGCCGATCACGGCGGTGCACACCGGCCCGGGCAAGGGCAAGTCGACCGCGGCGTTCGGCATGGCGCTGCGCGCCTGGAACCAGGGCTGGCCGATCGGGGTGTTCCAGTTCGTGAAGTCCGCCAAGTGGAAGGTGGGCGAGGAGAACGCGCTGCGGGTGCTCGGCGCCTCCGGCGAGGGCGGCACGGTGGCCTGGCACAAGATGGGCGAGGGCTGGTCCTGGGTGCAGCGCGGCATGGAGTCCAGCGAGGAGGCGGCCAAGGAGGGCTGGGAGCAGGTCAAGCGCGACCTGGCCGCCGAGACCTACCGCTTCTACGTGCTGGACGAGTTCACCTACCCGATGCACTGGGGCTGGGTGGACGTCGACGAGGTGGTGGCGGTGCTGAAGGACCGTCCGGGCAGCCAGCACGTGGTGATCACCGGCCGGTACGCCAAGGAGCCGCTGACCGACCTCGCCGACCTGGTCACCGAGATGACCAAGGTGAAGCACCCCATGGACGCGGGCCGCAAGGGCCAGCGCGGTATCGAGTGGTAG
- a CDS encoding helix-turn-helix transcriptional regulator has translation MRRRPPLPPPVPFSPQAARAHRAGLGLTPGQVAEGMAAHGVRLLPTHVLAWESGGLRPSEEEFIALARALWCPPAQLMGTPPATLRDHRLARELTADQAARRIGVSLPTYARAEATGHWDADEEQSHALAHALGIPLRTLVRVTGRQEQLERCLRQVVDGRWQAQAAAVARMVPAPPEVLSAALADLQNGYRVPSHWGASAPAADGPPATPLPVRFWELLGRHRFDIPV, from the coding sequence ATGCGACGAAGACCGCCCCTCCCGCCGCCGGTGCCCTTCTCCCCGCAGGCCGCGCGGGCGCACCGGGCCGGGCTCGGCCTGACGCCCGGCCAGGTCGCCGAGGGGATGGCCGCGCACGGCGTCCGGCTGCTGCCCACCCACGTCCTCGCCTGGGAGAGCGGTGGGCTGCGCCCCTCCGAGGAGGAGTTCATCGCCCTCGCCCGCGCCCTGTGGTGCCCGCCCGCCCAGCTGATGGGCACCCCGCCGGCCACCCTGCGGGACCACCGGCTCGCCCGGGAGCTGACCGCCGACCAGGCCGCCCGCCGGATCGGCGTCTCCCTGCCGACCTACGCCCGGGCCGAGGCCACCGGCCACTGGGACGCCGACGAGGAGCAGAGCCACGCCCTGGCCCACGCCCTCGGCATCCCGCTGCGCACGCTCGTCCGGGTCACCGGCCGCCAGGAACAGCTGGAGCGGTGCCTGCGGCAGGTCGTCGACGGCCGCTGGCAGGCCCAGGCGGCCGCGGTGGCCCGGATGGTGCCGGCCCCGCCGGAGGTGCTCTCGGCGGCCCTGGCGGACCTTCAGAACGGGTACCGCGTCCCCTCGCACTGGGGCGCCTCGGCCCCGGCCGCCGACGGGCCGCCGGCCACCCCGCTGCCCGTCCGCTTCTGGGAACTGCTCGGCCGGCACCGCTTCGACATCCCGGTCTGA
- a CDS encoding alpha/beta hydrolase family protein, whose translation MRWGTAAVVAATATAAGAGAAVLLLGRRASERAVRPGFAGAPAPSAAGLRVQALAPDRVTVTRSVETARPGRYALEWKDGGHAVVGDVLGTGPQGVTRRLLGTDSGTLRTGQEVRLTARVYTGDPATSVGLTYSEGVVDGELGPLPAWHVAGIRGLWVILVHGPGTDRRQALPVLPLLHSLRLPSLVVSYRGDPGAPASPDGLGHFGETEWRDVDAAVRFARDQGAGRIVLYGWSLGATMALHTAARSPWRESIAGLVLDSPVLDWSATVRREATRAGQPGPLAELGALAAEGRSKVDLAGFARLADGTDLHVPALLLHSPTDEVSPWESAARLARRREQLVSLQAVPGAAHAALWNADPDGYTEALRRWLTPLL comes from the coding sequence ATGCGTTGGGGAACCGCCGCCGTCGTCGCCGCCACCGCCACTGCGGCCGGAGCCGGCGCCGCGGTGCTGCTGCTCGGCCGGCGGGCCTCCGAGCGCGCCGTCCGGCCGGGCTTCGCGGGCGCGCCCGCGCCGTCCGCCGCGGGCCTGCGCGTCCAGGCCCTCGCCCCCGACCGGGTCACCGTCACCCGCAGCGTCGAGACCGCCCGCCCGGGCCGCTACGCCCTGGAGTGGAAGGACGGCGGCCACGCCGTGGTCGGCGACGTGCTCGGCACGGGCCCGCAGGGCGTGACCCGCCGCCTGCTCGGCACCGACAGCGGCACGCTGCGCACCGGGCAGGAGGTCCGGCTCACCGCGCGGGTGTACACCGGGGACCCGGCCACCTCCGTCGGCCTCACCTACTCCGAGGGCGTGGTGGACGGCGAGCTCGGCCCGCTGCCGGCCTGGCACGTGGCCGGGATCCGCGGGCTCTGGGTGATCCTGGTGCACGGCCCGGGCACCGACCGCCGGCAGGCCCTGCCGGTGCTGCCGCTGCTGCACTCGCTGCGGCTGCCCAGCCTGGTGGTGAGCTACCGCGGCGACCCCGGCGCACCGGCCTCCCCGGACGGCCTCGGGCACTTCGGCGAGACCGAGTGGCGGGACGTCGACGCGGCCGTCCGCTTCGCCCGCGACCAGGGCGCCGGACGGATCGTCCTGTACGGGTGGTCGCTGGGCGCCACGATGGCGCTGCACACGGCGGCCCGGTCGCCGTGGCGGGAGTCGATCGCCGGGCTGGTGCTGGACTCCCCGGTGCTGGACTGGTCGGCCACCGTCCGCCGGGAGGCCACCCGGGCCGGCCAGCCGGGGCCACTGGCCGAGCTCGGTGCGCTGGCGGCCGAGGGGCGCTCCAAGGTCGACCTGGCGGGCTTCGCCCGGCTCGCGGACGGCACCGACCTGCACGTGCCCGCCCTGCTGCTGCACAGCCCGACGGACGAGGTGTCGCCCTGGGAGAGCGCCGCGCGGCTGGCCCGCCGCCGCGAGCAGCTGGTCAGCCTGCAGGCCGTGCCGGGCGCCGCGCACGCCGCGCTCTGGAACGCCGACCCGGACGGCTACACCGAGGCCCTGCGCCGCTGGCTGACCCCGCTGCTGTGA
- a CDS encoding CDP-alcohol phosphatidyltransferase family protein codes for MTVTDPETLVGLGDEESTELRRRRWARDRELRAPRSPQHLSTADFLTLGNAVCGFLAIYSITTGVLMPHLTGETTSPNRNSAATAVTLLLIGSMCDLFDGLVARKLRSSALGAELDNLADLISFGIAPAYFVAVWGIVSPDSNQQLSAFIALTVLLAVVLRLARFSAVKMRPGIFQGMPCPMGAMTVIAIVLLDPPFLPGLLMIFGVAYLMVSRIEYPKPQGLLATATLCWIVVSIGCLAAWAAGLPGGDMLMHIGAIAQITLAAMAPLLVIRRKVGEKVGDVRARRAESRGC; via the coding sequence TTGACCGTGACTGATCCTGAGACTCTCGTCGGCCTCGGTGACGAGGAATCGACGGAGCTGCGGCGCCGCCGTTGGGCGCGCGACCGCGAGCTGCGTGCGCCCCGTTCGCCGCAGCACCTGTCCACCGCCGACTTCCTGACCCTGGGGAACGCCGTCTGCGGCTTCCTGGCGATCTACTCGATCACCACCGGGGTCCTGATGCCTCACCTCACCGGTGAGACCACCTCGCCGAACCGCAACAGCGCCGCCACCGCGGTGACGCTGCTGCTGATCGGCTCGATGTGCGACCTGTTCGACGGCCTGGTGGCCCGCAAGCTGCGCTCCTCGGCGCTGGGTGCGGAGCTGGACAACCTGGCCGACCTGATCAGCTTCGGCATCGCCCCGGCGTACTTCGTTGCGGTCTGGGGCATCGTGTCCCCGGACAGCAACCAGCAGCTGTCGGCGTTCATCGCGCTGACCGTGCTGCTGGCGGTGGTGCTGCGGCTCGCCCGGTTCTCGGCCGTGAAGATGCGGCCGGGGATCTTCCAGGGCATGCCCTGCCCGATGGGCGCGATGACGGTGATCGCCATCGTGCTGCTCGACCCGCCGTTCCTGCCGGGCCTGCTGATGATCTTCGGTGTGGCCTACCTGATGGTGAGCCGGATCGAGTACCCGAAGCCGCAGGGCCTGCTGGCGACGGCGACGCTGTGCTGGATCGTCGTCTCCATCGGCTGCCTGGCCGCCTGGGCGGCCGGCCTGCCTGGTGGCGACATGCTGATGCACATCGGCGCGATCGCCCAGATCACGCTGGCCGCCATGGCACCGCTGCTGGTCATCCGCCGCAAGGTCGGCGAGAAGGTCGGCGACGTCCGGGCCCGCCGCGCGGAGTCGCGCGGCTGCTGA
- a CDS encoding acyl-CoA dehydrogenase family protein, whose protein sequence is MGRLAQTDGLTEIQRDILATVRDFVDKEIIPVATELEHKDEYPTAIVEGMKQLGLFGLTIPEEFGGLGESLLTYALVVEEIARGWMSVSGIVNTHFIVAHMINAHGTQEQKEYFLPRMAAGEIRGAFSMSEPALGSDVAAISTKGVKDGDHYVLNGQKMWLTNGGTSTLVAVLCKTDEGGSTPYRNMTTFLIEKTAGFGPNPTVPGLTVPGKIEKMGYKGVDTTELVLQDVRIPADRVLGGVPGKGFYQMMDGVEVGRVNVAARGCGVARRAFELGISYAQQRTTFGKKIAEHQAIQFKLAEMATKVEAAHQMMVMAARKKDSGERNDLEAGMAKYLASEYCKEVVEDAFRIHGGYGFSKEYEIERLYREAPMLLIGEGTAEIQKMIVGRRLLEEYRLAD, encoded by the coding sequence ATGGGACGCCTCGCACAGACCGACGGCCTCACCGAGATCCAGCGGGACATCCTCGCCACCGTGCGGGACTTTGTCGACAAGGAGATCATCCCGGTCGCCACCGAGCTGGAGCACAAGGACGAGTACCCGACCGCGATCGTCGAAGGGATGAAGCAGCTCGGCCTGTTCGGCCTCACCATCCCCGAGGAGTTCGGCGGCCTGGGCGAGTCCCTGCTGACCTACGCGCTGGTGGTCGAGGAGATCGCCCGCGGCTGGATGTCGGTGTCCGGCATCGTCAACACCCACTTCATCGTGGCGCACATGATCAACGCGCACGGCACCCAGGAGCAGAAGGAGTACTTCCTTCCGCGGATGGCCGCCGGCGAGATCCGCGGTGCGTTCTCGATGTCCGAGCCGGCCCTCGGCTCCGACGTCGCGGCCATCTCGACCAAGGGCGTCAAGGACGGCGACCACTACGTCCTCAACGGCCAGAAGATGTGGCTGACCAACGGCGGCACCTCCACCCTGGTCGCCGTCCTGTGCAAGACGGACGAGGGCGGCTCCACCCCGTACCGGAACATGACCACCTTCCTGATCGAGAAGACGGCCGGCTTCGGGCCGAACCCGACCGTCCCGGGCCTGACCGTGCCCGGCAAGATCGAGAAGATGGGCTACAAGGGCGTCGACACCACCGAGCTCGTGCTCCAGGACGTCCGTATCCCGGCCGACCGGGTCCTCGGCGGGGTCCCCGGCAAGGGCTTCTACCAGATGATGGACGGCGTCGAGGTCGGCCGCGTCAACGTCGCCGCCCGCGGCTGCGGCGTCGCCCGCCGCGCCTTCGAGCTGGGCATCTCCTACGCCCAGCAGCGCACCACCTTCGGCAAGAAGATCGCCGAGCACCAGGCGATCCAGTTCAAGCTCGCCGAGATGGCCACCAAGGTCGAGGCCGCCCACCAGATGATGGTCATGGCCGCCCGCAAGAAGGACAGCGGCGAGCGCAACGACCTCGAGGCCGGCATGGCGAAGTACCTGGCCTCCGAGTACTGCAAGGAGGTCGTCGAGGACGCCTTCCGCATCCACGGCGGCTACGGCTTCTCCAAGGAGTACGAGATCGAGCGCCTCTACCGCGAGGCCCCGATGCTGCTCATCGGTGAAGGTACTGCGGAGATCCAGAAGATGATCGTCGGACGCCGGCTGCTGGAGGAGTACCGGCTGGCCGACTGA
- a CDS encoding MaoC family dehydratase, producing MQFGRTYEEFEVGAVYKHWPGKTVTEYDDHLFCLLTMNHHPLHMDTNYAENTTDFGKNVVVGNYIYSLLLGMSVPDVSGKAIANLEIESLRHVAPTFHGDTIYGETTVLDKWPSKSKDDRGIVHVETKGYKQDGTVVCIFRRKVMVPTETYIKERGGEQPGRPTPLT from the coding sequence ATGCAGTTCGGACGCACCTACGAAGAGTTCGAGGTCGGCGCGGTCTACAAGCACTGGCCCGGCAAGACGGTCACCGAGTACGACGACCACCTCTTCTGCCTGCTCACCATGAACCACCACCCCCTCCACATGGACACCAACTATGCGGAGAACACGACCGACTTCGGCAAGAACGTCGTCGTGGGCAACTACATCTACTCCCTGCTCCTCGGCATGTCCGTGCCGGACGTCTCCGGCAAGGCCATCGCCAACCTGGAGATCGAGTCGCTGCGCCACGTCGCCCCGACCTTCCACGGCGACACGATCTACGGCGAGACGACCGTCCTCGACAAGTGGCCGTCCAAGTCCAAGGACGACCGCGGCATCGTCCACGTCGAGACCAAGGGCTACAAGCAGGACGGCACGGTCGTCTGCATCTTCCGCCGCAAGGTGATGGTGCCGACCGAGACGTACATCAAGGAGCGCGGCGGCGAACAGCCCGGCCGCCCGACGCCCCTCACCTGA